The segment ACGAGTCTTGCAACAGCGCTGGTCGGCACATCGGTCGCCGCGAACATCTTCCTCGTCGGCTTCGCCTGGCAGCGCGGCCTGCTGCCCCTGTCGGAAGAAGCTCTGATGCGGGCAATCGAGATTGTCGGCGAATCCGTCGAGATGAACAAGCGCGCGTTCCTTTGGGGGCGCCGTGAAGCCTTCGCGCCGGATCGTGTCGCCGCTCTGTTGGCGCCGGCGCATGATCCGGCCTCATCGCGCGTCATCTCCGAAACCTTCGCGGAGAAATTCGCGCGGCGGCAGGCTTTCCTGACCGTGTATCAGAACCGTGCCTATGCCGAAAATTACGCGGCGCAGGTGGAACGCATCGCCGAGATCGAGCGGCGCATGGCCCCGGGAGAAATGCGGCTTGCGGTCGCGGTCGCCAAAAGCCTTTTCAAGCTGATGGCGGTGAAGGACGAATATGAGGTCGCGCGGCTCTACAGCGACGGCACGTTCACGCGCAGCATCGCCGCCGCCTTCGAGGGCGATATACGCATCACCTTCCATCTCGCGCCGCCGATTTTCGCACGCAAGCCGGGCACGGTCCGCAAATGGGCTTTCGGCCCCGCGATGATGCGGCTGTTCAAGATTCTCAGGCCGCTGAAGGTTTTGCGCGGCACGCCGCTGGATTTCTTCGGCTGGTCGAGCGAGCGGCGGCTCGAGCGCGAGCTGCGCGCCGATTACGAGAAGCTGCTTGACGAGATCGCCGCGAAACTGACGCCGGAGAATTACGAAAGCGCCGTCGCCTTGGCCGCGTTGCCGGAAAAAATCCGCGGCTTCGGCCATGTGAAATTGCAAAGCGTTGAAGTCGCGAGAGCGGAAGAGACAGCTCTGCTTGCGCAGTTCCGCGCCGAAAACCTGCCTCAGCCGGTCAAGCTGGCGGCCGAATAGGACCGTTGCGCTTGTCCGGTTCGCGCGTCCTCAACGTACAATCACATTGGCGAACTGCCAGGGATCGTCCTTGTCGAGCTCTTCGGCGAAGTACCTGGCGCGGTCGGTGAGCGGCGTCCAGTCGGTATAGGTGCCGATCACCGGCTGGAGATAGGGCAGTTGCACTTCGAGGCAGCGGTGGAAATCCACTTCGTCGGCCTCGACAATTCCGGCGCGCGGATTTTCCAGTGCCCAGACCATGCCGGCGAGCACGGCGGAGCTGACTTGCAGGCCAGTCGCGTTCTGATAGGGCGCGATGCGGCGTGTCTCCTCGATCGACAACTGCGAGCCATACCAATAGGCGTTCTTGGCGTGGCCGTAGAGCAGCACGCCGAGTTCGTCGATACCATCGACGATCTCGTTCTCGCCGAGAATGTGCCAATCGTCCTGCTGCTTCCATTGCGCGCCGGCCATTTCGTCGAGCGAGAGCACGGCGTCGTCGGCGGGGCGATAGGCGTAATGCACCGTCGGCCGATAGACGACCTCGCCATCCTCGCGCAGCGTCAGATAATCGGCGATCGAGATCGATTCATTATGCGTGACGAGAAAGCCGTGCTGCGGCCCCGGCGTTGGCGTCCAGGAGCGCACCCGCGTGCCGGCGCCCGGCCGCAGCAGATAGATCGCGCAGTCCGGGCCATACTCATGACGGCGGCCCTCTGGCGGCAAATGCTTTTCATGCGTGCCCCAGCCGAGCTCGGCGGGTTGCAGGCCCTCCGAGACGAAGCCTTCGACCGACCAGGTGTTGACGAAGACACCCATCGGCTTCGGCGTCTTGGCGCGCTGGGTGTCGCGTTCGGCGATGTGGATGCCCTTGACGCCAACGCCTTTCGCCAGTCGTGCCCATTCCTCGCGCGTCTTGGGCTCCGGCGCCGTGATGCCGAGATCCTTGGCGACATTCAGCAGGGCTTGTTTGACGAACCAGGAGACCATGCCCGGATTCGCGCCGCAGCAGGAAATGGCGGTCGGCCCGGCGCCGAGCGCGTCGCGCTGGTCGAGTATCTCCTGGCGCAACGCATAGTTCGAACGCTGCGACTGGGTGAGGCGCGGATCGTCGTAGAAGCCCGGCCAGGGCTCGGCGACCGTGTCGATATAGAGCGCGCCGACCTCATGCGCGAGACGCATGATCGCGGCGGAGGAGACCTCGACGGACAGGTTGACGATGAAGGGTTGACCGGACCCGTTGGTCAGCAGCGGCTTCAGCAGATCGACAAAATTCTCGCGTGTCACGGCCTTCTGGATGAAGGCGATGCCGCGCTCGTCGAGCAGATGCCGGTCCGTGTCGACGGGGTCGATGACGGTGAAGCGCGACTTGTCGAAGTGAAAGTGACGCTCGATCAGGGGCAGGGTGCCGCGCCCGATCGATCCGAAGCCGATCATGACAACAGGGCCGGTAATCGTGCCGTGGATCGGCCAATTCTGCATCGTCAATCTCCAGGGAAGAGTTTGCTCCAGGGGAAGAGCTTGCTCCAAAGGAAGAGCGTGGCGCGAAACGCGTTGCGCGCCTTAAATGCGAGATGACGGGGAAGGTCAAGAATGTGCTGCGGCGCAGCGCAAGAAAAAGGCCCTTCACCCGGGGAATGGGTAAAGGGCCACGAGATTTGTTACAGTACGATGACTTTGGTGCCCACCGCGACGCGGTTGTAAAGGTCCATCACGTCACCATTCATCATGCGGATGCAGCCGGATGAGACCGCCTGGCCGATCGTGTCCGGCTCGTTGGTGCCGTGAATGCGATAGAGCGTGTCCTTGCCGTTCTCCCACAAGTACATCGCGCGGGCGCCGAGCGGATTGCCGAGACCGCCGTCCATCTCTTGCGGCAGGTCAGGGCGGCGCTGAAGCATATCAGAGGGCGGGAACCATTTCGGCCATTCCTGCTTGCTGTGGACCTCGGCGACGCCCTTCCAGGCGAAGCCTTCGCGGCCGACACCGATGCCATATTGCAAGGCCCGGCCGTCGCCCTCGACGAGATAGAGATGGCGCGTATTGGTGTCGACGATGATCGTGCCCGGCTTCTCGTTGGTGGGGAAGTCGACTTCCTGGCGCGTGTGTTTGCCGACTGCGGCGGCATCATCGTCCGGCGGCGGGTTATAGGGCGCGCTGTCCGGGCTCACCCGTTGCGGCGGGCTGGCATAGCCGCGCTGGTCCGGCGGCACATAGGCGTCCGGCGGTTCGGGCTGCGGCTCGCCGTAGTTCTGGCCCGGCTGGCCGCCGCCCGGATAGGGCGGGTAGCCATAATTCGGGGAATTCGCCTGATAGCCGTTGTTGTAATGCCATTGCGCCAGAGCCGGCACGCACAGCAAGCCGACGGCAGTGATCGCGGACAGCGCCAGAACGCTCAATCTCATCTTCGAATGCATCGAATCGACCCCCAAGCCCCTTCAAGCGAAGCTAGCGTAAAAAAGCGGCGAAACGCAGAATGTGCTGGACCGCACATGGTGTTTCTAACCCGCGCTATCATCAACAAAATAGCGCTTGCCTCTGGCTTGCGCTGCCCCGATCACGCGGCTTTGAATCATGCTGTGCTCAAGCTGATGATGCAAGAGTTAACAAAGGTTTAGCGGCTGCGTCGCCGCGGGGCGGGTGAGGCGCGAATTTTTTCGATGCACCCCGGGCAAGGCCCTTGCCGCCGACCAATCCTGTGTCACACTACCTTCGTGGACGCGTCTGCCAAGGAGCCAAGCATGTCTTTGGAAAGCCATCTCGCAGAGCTTGAACGCCGTCACGATGCTCTTGATCGCGACATCGCGCGTGAATGGTGCCATCCCTCGGTTGACGAGGTGAAGCTGGCACAACTCAAGCGGCGAAAGCTTCACCTCAAGGACGAGATCGCCAAGCTGCGAAGCGTCGAGACGCTGCATTAAAAGTCTAACCTGCCGACGATAGGTGGCCGCACGTTCGGCTCGCCCGCCAGTCTGGCGAGTGCGAATTGCTGCATTGTGGCCGCGCGGCGGATCAGCTAGAAGTTTGCCGCGCCGCTGTGCGCCCCAGGCACCCGTAGCTCAGCTGGATAGAGCGCTGCCCTCCGAAGGCAGAGGTCACAGGTTCGAATCCTGTCGGGTGCGCCAGTTTTACTGCTCTTTCGCAGCAAAAACAGGGCTTTGAATGCGCTGGCGGGCGCAGCCTGATGCCGCAACAGAGACGACAATCGCACTCACTGCGAGGCCTCGAGAGTCTTGGTCGGCGCATTCTTGCGCACCTTATGGACTTGATCGGCCGTGAGATGGCAGGCGGTTTGGCCAAATTGCGCGCAGGTGTAATTGGCGACCGCCGCCAATTCCTCATCCGTATAGGCGCTCGTAAACGCGTGCATGAACATCAGCCCCTGCGAAGTCTTGATCTGCGTTCCCTGAGCCAGCACCTGAAGCAGATTGTTGGCGTCGGGATCGCCGGTCGTGTGCGAGCCGGCTAGCGCCGCCCAGGGCGACTGGCGCCCGTGACCGCTCGGCAAATGGCAGCCGGCGCAGGCTTCGACAAAGATGTGCGCGCCAAGCGGATTCTTGCCCGCTTCAGCCGGCGCCCCGCGCCCCACGGCAGGCGGCCCATCGGGCTGCGGTGGGATGCTGCGCAAATAGGTGACCATCGCGCGGATGTCGTCGGCGCTCAGATAGCGCAAACTAAATCCGATGACCTCCGCCATCGGCCCCGACGCCGGTCCGCGCCCTTCGGCGTGACCGGTCGAGAGATATTGCGCCAATTGCGCGTCGCTCCAGCCGCCGACCCCATGATCGGGATCGCTGGTAAGATTATAGGCGAGCCAGCCGACCTGTTTCGTACCGGCAAATTTACGGCTGTCATCCAGACCTTGCAGCAGATTGCGTGGCGTGTGGCATTCGCCGCAATGGCCCAGAGGCCCGATGAGATAGGCGCCGCGATTCCAGGTGGCATCCTTGGAGGCATCCGCCTCGAAGCGATGGCCCGGGACGAACAGGAGCTTCCAGGCCCGCATCAGATAGCGCTGGTTGAATGGGAATTTCAGGTCGTTGGCAGGTGGCGTCGCGGCGACTGGCTTGACGGTCGCGAGATAGGCCCGGATCGCCAGCGCATCGTCGTCCGTCAGCAAGGCATAAGACGCATAGGGAAATGCCGGATAAAGGTCTTCGCCATTGCGTCCGATACCGTGATGCAGGGCGCGCACGAATTCCGCGTTGCTCCATGCGCCGATGCCATGCTCGCGATCCGGCGTGAGGTTCGGCGCATAAAGTGTCCCGAACGGCAGATCGAACGCACGGCCGCCTGCGAAAGACTCGCCGCCGGGATTTGTGTGGCAGGCTTCGCAATCGGCGGCCCTTGTCAGATATTCGCCACGCGCGACCAGCGCCGCACCTGTCGGCGCGGCCGCACTTGCTGTCACGGGTTCGAGCCCGGCGGGTATGAGGAAGAACGCCGCCGCGGCGATGACGGCGAGAGCAACAAGACCAAACGCGAAGGCGAGCCACTTTTTCATGCGCGAGCGTCCATCCTCACAATGGGACTATGGTGCTGTCTGCTAGGTTCCGCTCAATTGCCCGCGCCCGAATGGAAGCCGGCGCAATCTTTTACCCGTGGCAGCGAAAATAGCGTTGCCCAGGGCTGGCGCCGCGGCCGCCGTTCCTGTCTCGCCAATGCCGCCGGGCTTTTCGCTGTTGCGGATCTGATAGACTTCGATCTTCGGCGCTTCGTTGATGCGCATCGCGCGGTAATCGTGGAAGTTGCTCTGGTCGATCGCGCCGCCGGTCAGCGTGATCTCGTTGTACATGGCCGTGCCGAGACCAAGGATGAGACCGCCCTGAATCTGCGCCTGGACCGTGTCGGGATTGACGGTCATGCCGCAATCGATCGCGACGACGGCGCGGCGCACGCTGATCTCGCCGGGCGGCGTCACTTCCACTTCGAGCACGCAGCAAAGGTAGCTGCCGAACGCGAACTGCAACTCGACACCGCGTCCGGTGCCGCGCGGCAGGGGACTGCCCCAGTCGGACTTCTCCGCCGCGAGATTGAGGACCGCGAGGGCCCGCGGATTCGTCTTGAGCATGCCGCGCCGAAATTCGACCGGGTCCTGCTTGGCGGCGTGGGCCAATTCGTCAATGAAGCTTTCAACGACGAAGAGATTATGCGTCGGGCCAACGCCACGCCACCAGCTTGTGTTCATCGCCCGTGGTTCGTCGCGGACATAGTCCACATATTCATTGGGAATTTCGTAAGGCGTCTCAGCCGCGCATAAGACGGCATCGTCATCGAGGCCGTTTTTGAAAGCGGGCGGCGCCCAGCGC is part of the Methylovirgula ligni genome and harbors:
- a CDS encoding YdcH family protein; this encodes MSLESHLAELERRHDALDRDIAREWCHPSVDEVKLAQLKRRKLHLKDEIAKLRSVETLH
- a CDS encoding homospermidine synthase, with the translated sequence MQNWPIHGTITGPVVMIGFGSIGRGTLPLIERHFHFDKSRFTVIDPVDTDRHLLDERGIAFIQKAVTRENFVDLLKPLLTNGSGQPFIVNLSVEVSSAAIMRLAHEVGALYIDTVAEPWPGFYDDPRLTQSQRSNYALRQEILDQRDALGAGPTAISCCGANPGMVSWFVKQALLNVAKDLGITAPEPKTREEWARLAKGVGVKGIHIAERDTQRAKTPKPMGVFVNTWSVEGFVSEGLQPAELGWGTHEKHLPPEGRRHEYGPDCAIYLLRPGAGTRVRSWTPTPGPQHGFLVTHNESISIADYLTLREDGEVVYRPTVHYAYRPADDAVLSLDEMAGAQWKQQDDWHILGENEIVDGIDELGVLLYGHAKNAYWYGSQLSIEETRRIAPYQNATGLQVSSAVLAGMVWALENPRAGIVEADEVDFHRCLEVQLPYLQPVIGTYTDWTPLTDRARYFAEELDKDDPWQFANVIVR
- a CDS encoding L,D-transpeptidase — protein: MRLSVLALSAITAVGLLCVPALAQWHYNNGYQANSPNYGYPPYPGGGQPGQNYGEPQPEPPDAYVPPDQRGYASPPQRVSPDSAPYNPPPDDDAAAVGKHTRQEVDFPTNEKPGTIIVDTNTRHLYLVEGDGRALQYGIGVGREGFAWKGVAEVHSKQEWPKWFPPSDMLQRRPDLPQEMDGGLGNPLGARAMYLWENGKDTLYRIHGTNEPDTIGQAVSSGCIRMMNGDVMDLYNRVAVGTKVIVL
- a CDS encoding c-type cytochrome, yielding MKKWLAFAFGLVALAVIAAAAFFLIPAGLEPVTASAAAPTGAALVARGEYLTRAADCEACHTNPGGESFAGGRAFDLPFGTLYAPNLTPDREHGIGAWSNAEFVRALHHGIGRNGEDLYPAFPYASYALLTDDDALAIRAYLATVKPVAATPPANDLKFPFNQRYLMRAWKLLFVPGHRFEADASKDATWNRGAYLIGPLGHCGECHTPRNLLQGLDDSRKFAGTKQVGWLAYNLTSDPDHGVGGWSDAQLAQYLSTGHAEGRGPASGPMAEVIGFSLRYLSADDIRAMVTYLRSIPPQPDGPPAVGRGAPAEAGKNPLGAHIFVEACAGCHLPSGHGRQSPWAALAGSHTTGDPDANNLLQVLAQGTQIKTSQGLMFMHAFTSAYTDEELAAVANYTCAQFGQTACHLTADQVHKVRKNAPTKTLEASQ